The Clarias gariepinus isolate MV-2021 ecotype Netherlands chromosome 3, CGAR_prim_01v2, whole genome shotgun sequence DNA window tcctaaaaaataataaaaatattcaagAATAGAAAGGGTTTGAGGAATTAAAACGCATAAGGCATGATCTACAGGCATTATCCTTGACAAAGGCATGTCACAGGCATTTTTTACCCAGTGACAGTAGGCAGCATTatcatcaacttttatgtcacACTGTGGACATGTCACAGACTTTCCTCTCTGAATATAATAATAGGCAGCATAATTATTAAGTTTTACAATACTGTGACTGTGTCACAGATGTATCACAAACGTTCCTCACTGAATATAACAGTAGGTTATGTCATCTTTAACTTTTGTCATAATGTGAGCATGCCACAGGTGTGTCAAAGGTTTTCCTtgctaaatataaaattagTCAGTGTCATCAAAAACTTTTGCACCATACTGTGTGCGTGCCACAGGTGTTCCTCACCAAATGTAATGGCAGCGTGAGGAGCTGGGCAACAAGTTAACCAAACACTCAGGTATCAGTAATATATAAGTGGGCGGCATATTGGTGgagtaatattaatttaatgtatCAACACTCAGTACTGAAAATCAATGTATTAATAAacagaatataatataattaaatacaaattaaatgtatttcataCAATTGTATAATGTGATTGCATTAAGTTTTTTTAACTTAAGCTATaagatataattattaatttctccAAACCCTACACTTAAGCCCAAAACTTAGTAATTACTCAAACTAATTTCACTACCCTAAAAAGGCTGATGAATCAGTCAACGTGCAAAATCAGTACGGAGTAGGGCTGAAGTAGTAATGGTGGAACAGCGCTgccattatttgtttggacgagaaaaggagagattgttgtggatcatttCTTTAGAAGATTTTTTTACCCAGGTTATCTTTGACTAGACATATTCCCtggacttctcaccctccgtcatcggcctctcggacttcattaaccctgGTAAGACCGAAGTATACTgctctaacacacatacaataaacacggacttcggacattCTCCACTtactcgcacacatacacatactgtttattatatatagtttgtaaatattgtttatatctttgtttggttgtggtgcacctttttcatttactttatttagttttgtataaaacacgtttgctttatctatttgtttgtgtttgtcctttttgctttttttggtatgtacacacatacaataaacacggacttcggacattttccactcactcgcgttCATGCACACATAAAGTTtaaagtttgtaaatattgtttatatctttgtttggttgttgtgcacctttttcgtttactttacttagttttgtataaaacacgtttgctttatctacttgttcgTGTTTGTCTTTTTTGGACGAACGCAACACCGACAAAAAGATaacacagttaatataaaattagctagTCGTTACACGGTAagaccgacgccatcttttctatgtattgacgggtctccagagctgtCGTTTATGGtatggtcatgggcgtttcTTTTTCTGACACACGATGTAGCGGTTGACCAGTCATAAAGGGcagcgccatctgaccaatcacagcagtgaagGCTCacagaaaggaggggtttagacagactgaatcttacaactgcttcacacgagtcgtttacgaatcatttagaaatagggtaaaattaaatctgtttttaaagaacactaaagtgttttttgaccttgcatacatgtaaacctgttttaagagactcattaactCATTAGCAacttttaaaatggcataattggggCACTTTAAGTTAATCTCCCAAGtcctattatatatatatatatatgataaaatgttttaattgttattttatgtgTGGCAGTGTATATTAATAGTTGTAAATTACTTGTACTTCTAAAATCCTTTCTcggattgttattattattattattattattattacatcattactttttatttatgttgttgaATTGGTGGTGTGAGAGAAAGTTTTTCTCTGGTGATGTCACTTTTCTTTGCTCATTCCTTCAGCCTTCAGGGGTGTGCGCTTTTGCTACGTAGCAGAAGGAATTCCGTGTTTCGTCATCATGTTGCATCAGCCCTCGCTACACTGAGAGACAGCAAACCGGACGGAGCGCAGGAATTGAGCGGGGGAAAGTTCTCACCGACTCGGTGTCGTTTGTCCACAAGgtaagtttaaaatatttatatttagtttaaacAAATCTGTTGATCGTTTAGTTCAGTATAAAAGCGTAACTCTGCTGACCTAAACAGGATTCACTGTGCGatctaaaatgtaattaaagtgGTAGTTTGTACTTTTAGACGTAAACCGATTGTCGGCTAAAGGGAAAAGTGAAAGCGAAAGGAGATGGGGCGGGGGGAAGAAGGGAAGGAGGGATTTGGACGCAAAGGCTGGGCTAGTATGCTGTCTGGGAATTTCTCACAGTGTCCCAAATAAACGAATTTCGATTTCCGGCCTCACTTCGTTTTCCCTTTCCAAACACGTATATAAATCAAGCAAGCTGCACCATGTCGCCGAAAAACTCACTGAGCAAATCAAAGTGCCATCATGGACGGCAAACACTCTTGGACTTATCTTTATTTCCTGCTGTTTTTAATCGTGCAGGAACGATGCGACGCCTGCGACTGGATGATCAGCCAGTTCCGAATGAAGAACAGCTTCTGTATCTCAGAGCTGGAGGGCATGGTGAGTGAATTGAGGAAGCCTTACTTCTCTAAATTTGTGATTATATGCATGGCGCTCAGCTGAGCtggttctttttttgtcttttttttattttatttttagcctACTTATTCCGCTTCTGTTTCTTTTCATGTATATCATTCATAATATGTCAGTACATCATTTTTAGTAATTAGTTTAGGTCTATTTATTAACACCgtcaccaataataataatacaaaatatgcattaaataatgaaatgattCATAGCACTAAAGATCTGGCTAATATAAAGCCAATAGTTATTATACTACAGGGTGTCAAAATGCTCTATACACGAGGGAAATTAACTATTTGTTGCATAGCCCCTTACTtcacatttttgtttactttaacaCAGTGCAACAATGTTGaacactttttaaagaaaaatgtaactttattcACAAAACAGCCTGTACATAGTTGCAATATCTTTGGAAACAAACATAGATTAATCTGTCATGACACATCTGGTGTTATGCATGTAATTACACTTGATTGCATCCCTTTAAATAAGCTTGGTGCTGTGTCTTTACCTTGTACAACATGGCCTTCAATTGCACCCACAGAGGAAAGGCAAGGCTATCAgtgaaaaaacaataacaatagatGATCACAGGACCTTCTATTCATTTTTGCTTTGCACCACCAACAATTTACTCTGGTGTTGCAGCTTTTCTGACTGGATCTATGGGAACATTTATCATTTGTATAAATGATTAGTTAAATTGATGATAAATTTATAGCTGCGTTGACTGAGATCTTGATCATGTGAGATTTCATGTGTTATATTCCTATGTTAAAAGTTGTTTCCAATATCTTTTTTAGAGTGGAGAGATTACTTCGATGCATGTACCATTTCCACACCAGGAATATTATGACATTGAAATGGCCAAGGTAATTTGCAAAATTTGAAATTTGGTCAaggatttactttattttttttgtaggaaCTCACTTTAGTTCCTGAcattcacaaaacatcttatTTGTACAGGTTGAAGATCAGGTCAGGTTTCTGACTTATGCCACGGACCATATCATCAAGCTTCTTAATGCTGTGTCTCTAAAAGATGACATAGACTGGGACAGCAAGAAGCTGGATAATTTACTGAACGTCCTCGATTACCGGCAGTTAAAAGAGCTTACAAAATGTGTAAGTGTAGAATTAATGTCTCATACTAACATAGTAGGGTAAACAAGTTGTattcatttagatttaaaaaatatatatattattattaaaaaaatttttagggacactaaaacaatttttaaaagattCCAAACATGATAAGTCTGAAGTACATGGTCATGCTCATAAAGTTATCTTtgctacttttttttctgaaacagaCTGCGACATATGCCAGAAGAGCAGGTCACTCATCCAGTAAGAAAAAACTGAGAAGACACTTCAGGAAATTGAAGAAAATGCTGAATGATTCTGTAAGTTGCTGTTATATTTTACATGCTAGGAGATTGTGTGCAAGAATGTTGGATTAATTATATATGAAATTGTCTTTAGCtttgataaattaaatatattaaattatatatgaaATTGTCTTCAGCTTTAtcagactatatatatatatatatatatatatatatatatatatatatatatatatatagcctatttGCATATGCAACTCATGATGCCTGTCCCAGATATGTTATTTAGTATGTCATGGGTTATAGAGAAGAAAGGGCTTGCTTAAGCAATTACTTTTGATGTGTGATTTGGTTAGAGTTTTTGGTGTGAGGTTTTAAAAGGTGgcttttgtggaaaaaaaaacatctaaaaaaacaaacaaaaaaaaacctataaatgTGAATACACAGGAATAAAGTAGTGATATATAGTTATGCAGATTGATATGCTaaatagtttatatatttatttatttttttgtttgtttgtttgtttttgcttcagAACTACAGTGCAAACTCTTTGGCGCAAATCAGGAATGTGATGCTGCAGCACCTTCGCAGGATGGACATCATTGCTGCCAATGTGAGCCAGGAACTGACAAAAAAGACCAACTGAACAATGGACTGGCtggtttataaaagaaaaaaaaatgaagctttTAACCATATGTATAATTACTGTCCAAACATTGGACC harbors:
- the LOC128519313 gene encoding interferon a3-like isoform X1: MDGKHSWTYLYFLLFLIVQERCDACDWMISQFRMKNSFCISELEGMSGEITSMHVPFPHQEYYDIEMAKVEDQVRFLTYATDHIIKLLNAVSLKDDIDWDSKKLDNLLNVLDYRQLKELTKCTATYARRAGHSSSKKKLRRHFRKLKKMLNDSNYSANSLAQIRNVMLQHLRRMDIIAANVSQELTKKTN
- the LOC128519313 gene encoding interferon a3-like isoform X2 translates to MISQFRMKNSFCISELEGMSGEITSMHVPFPHQEYYDIEMAKVEDQVRFLTYATDHIIKLLNAVSLKDDIDWDSKKLDNLLNVLDYRQLKELTKCTATYARRAGHSSSKKKLRRHFRKLKKMLNDSNYSANSLAQIRNVMLQHLRRMDIIAANVSQELTKKTN